Proteins co-encoded in one Gossypium arboreum isolate Shixiya-1 chromosome 11, ASM2569848v2, whole genome shotgun sequence genomic window:
- the LOC108473850 gene encoding aspartyl protease family protein 2 — protein MEEKSKISLLFSSSVLLLLFSLSAAVSNPLQLQTLLLRPLPSAPTLSWTDAEPEPEPESDSLVEISELNAVTSNTTLEMHHLDAFSSEETPERLFDLRLQRDALRAETIYSLVSKAVARNRPRAPGRPGFSSSIISGLAQGSGEYFTRLGVGTPPRYLYMVLDTGSDVVWVQCSPCKNCYSQSDPIFDPTKSRSFSGIPCGSPLCRSLDSSGCNKRRMCLYQVSYGDGSVTFGDFSTETLTFRRTKVGRVALGCGHDNEGLFVGAAGLLGLGRGRLSFPTQAGRRFNRKFSYCLVDRSASSKPSSMIFGDAAIPRTAVFTPLLTNPKLDTFYYVELLGISVGGTRVRGITPSLFKMDPAGNGGVIIDSGTSVTRLTRPAYIAMRDAFRIRASNLKRAPDFSLFDTCFDLSGKTSVKVPTVVLHFRGADVSLPATNYLIPVDSSGTFCFAFAGTMSGLSIIGNIQQQSFRVAFDSAGSRIGFAPRGCA, from the coding sequence ATggaagaaaaatcgaaaatcagtCTGCTCTTTTCCTCCTCCGTCCTCCTCCTCCTCTTTTCTCTCTCCGCGGCTGTTTCCAACCCTTTACAGCTGCAAACCTTACTTCTCCGCCCTCTTCCTTCTGCGCCCACTCTTTCATGGACAGATGCCGAACCCGAACCCGAACCCGAATCCGACTCCTTGGTCGAAATATCCGAGCTCAACGCAGTAACTTCTAACACTACACTGGAAATGCATCACTTAGATGCTTTTTCTTCGGAAGAGACTCCTGAGCGACTCTTCGACCTCCGACTGCAACGCGACGCGCTCCGCGCCGAAACCATCTACTCCCTCGTTTCGAAAGCAGTTGCGCGTAATCGTCCACGCGCGCCTGGACGTCCTGGATTCAGCAGTTCCATTATTTCCGGACTTGCTCAAGGTAGTGGTGAGTACTTCACGCGCTTGGGGGTCGGTACTCCTCCAAGGTATCTTTATATGGTGCTCGACACCGGCAGCGATGTGGTGTGGGTTCAGTGTTCACCATGTAAGAATTGCTACTCTCAATCTGACCCCATTTTTGACCCGACTAAATCTCGCTCTTTCTCCGGTATTCCTTGTGGGTCACCGCTTTGCCGTAGCTTAGATTCATCGGGATGTAATAAGCGCCGGATGTGTCTTTACCAAGTATCCTACGGCGACGGTTCTGTTACTTTCGGCGACTTCTCCACTGAAACACTAACGTTTAGGAGAACTAAAGTGGGACGTGTGGCGCTCGGTTGTGGTCACGACAATGAGGGCTTGTTCGTTGGTGCAGCTGGCTTGTTAGGCCTTGGTCGGGGAAGACTATCATTCCCCACCCAAGCAGGACGCCGCTTCAACCGGAAGTTCTCTTACTGTTTGGTCGACAGGTCCGCTTCTTCAAAACCGTCCTCCATGATTTTCGGTGATGCGGCCATTCCCCGAACCGCCGTCTTTACTCCTCTTCTTACAAACCCTAAGCTCGACACTTTCTACTACGTTGAGCTGCTTGGGATTAGCGTCGGTGGGACACGTGTCCGAGGGATCACGCCTTCTTTATTCAAAATGGATCCAGCTGGTAACGGAGGGGTCATTATTGACTCAGGCACGTCTGTCACCCGCTTGACCCGACCCGCTTACATCGCAATGAGGGATGCGTTCCGTATCAGGGCCTCGAATCTGAAGCGGGCGCCTGACTTCTCATTGTTCGATACATGCTTCGACCTGTCCGGCAAGACTTCCGTTAAGGTACCGACGGTTGTTCTACATTTTAGAGGGGCCGACGTGTCATTGCCGGCGACGAATTATTTGATTCCAGTAGACAGCAGCGGAACCTTTTGCTTTGCTTTCGCGGGTACCATGAGTGGTTTGTCCATAATTGGAAACATTCAGCAGCAAAGTTTCCGGGTGGCTTTTGATTCAGCGGGTTCTCGGATCGGGTTTGCTCCCCGTGGATGCGCTTAA
- the LOC108470837 gene encoding cyclic pyranopterin monophosphate synthase, mitochondrial: MFLRRLAVIVPRSTRFFSSKGSLDLGSTIAELNEEMESVFGEPPPEGLANSGNRSCMAQDAHHNAHVILGSTNDKFAAQELSSISHHLGENKPGLSHVGSTGKAQMVDVSPKENSSRTAIASCKVVLGKKVFDLVLANQMAKGDVLTVAKIAGINGAKHTSTLIPLCHNITLAHVRVDLRLNPEDFSVEIEGEAASTGKTGVEMEAMTAVSIAGLTVYDMCKAASKDIQVTDIRLERKTGGKTGYWCREE; this comes from the exons ATGTTTCTTCGTCGACTTGCTGTGATAGTTCCTCGCTCTACAAGGTTCTTCAGCAGTAAAGGTAGCCTTGACCTTGGAAGCACCATAGCTGAACTCAATGAG GAAATGGAATCTGTCTTTGGTGAACCTCCTCCAGAAGGACTAGCCAATTCTGGAAATAGAAGCTGCATGGCTCAAGATGCCCACCATAACGCTCATGTTATTTTGGGTTCTACTAATGATAAGTTTGCAGCTCAAGAACTGAGCTCTATATCTCATCATTTAGGTGAAAATAAGCCTGGTCTGTCCCATGTTGGCAGCACAGGGAAAGCCCAAATGGTAGATGTCTCACCCAAAGAAAATAGTAGCAGAACTGCTATTGCTAGTTGTAAAGTAGTTTTGGGGAAAAAGGTGTTTGATTTGGTCTTGGCCAACCAGATGGCTAAGGGGGATGTTCTTACTGTGGCAAAAATTGCTGGCATAAATGGGGCAAAGCACACCAGCACTCTCATCCCTTTATGCCACAACATCACTTTGGCTCATGTTCGTGTTGACCTAAGACTCAATCCTGAGGATTTTAGTGTTGAAATAGAAGGAGAAGCGGCTAGCACAGGTAAAACTGGGGTTGAGATGGAAGCAATGACAGCTGTGAGTATAGCGGGATTAACCGTGTATGACATGTGCAAGGCCGCTTCAAAAGATATCCAGGTCACAGATATACGGCTTGAGCGTAAAACTGGTGGGAAGACTGGATATTGGTGCAGGGAGGAATAA